A region from the uncultured Draconibacterium sp. genome encodes:
- a CDS encoding CdaR family protein, producing MNNKIEKISTYLKVEQLKNDKRVVIFLVCLLIATVLWFLNALEKDYTTTISYPVRYVSPPSHQFLANQPPEKLDLKVDAHGFTLLRHKLSFAYSPIILNLSNITRNLESNGGEFLVPSSTLLRRISSQISNEIKLQQVNPDLIRIKLDSLKTKTIPVKANLSVNFKPQFNSKNTVLLKPAEVKITGPASVVDTIRHLFTEERTFNELDANINRNIKVVHPENTTLIPEEVLLQIEVEKYTEKQLRLPIQVINKPADINIKLFPSELTLTCLVGLSEFDNISAANFRAVIDYQAISDNESRLPVKISNKPSFVQISRFAPESVEYLIETY from the coding sequence ATGAACAATAAGATTGAAAAAATATCGACTTATTTAAAAGTAGAACAACTTAAAAACGACAAACGTGTAGTTATCTTTTTGGTGTGTTTACTCATTGCCACCGTACTTTGGTTTTTAAATGCGCTTGAAAAAGACTATACCACAACCATTTCCTACCCCGTGAGGTATGTCAGTCCGCCGAGTCATCAGTTTTTAGCCAACCAACCACCCGAAAAACTCGATTTAAAGGTTGATGCTCATGGTTTTACCTTGTTGCGCCACAAACTAAGCTTTGCCTACTCACCCATTATTTTAAACCTGAGTAATATTACCCGAAACCTGGAGTCCAATGGTGGAGAATTCCTGGTTCCCAGCAGTACCTTACTGCGGCGTATTTCAAGTCAAATCAGCAACGAAATAAAACTTCAACAGGTAAATCCCGATCTAATTCGCATTAAGCTCGACAGTTTGAAAACCAAAACTATCCCGGTAAAAGCGAATCTTTCTGTTAATTTTAAACCACAGTTTAATTCCAAAAACACGGTGCTGCTAAAACCCGCAGAAGTAAAAATAACGGGGCCGGCCTCAGTGGTAGATACCATTCGCCACCTATTTACCGAGGAACGAACGTTTAACGAACTTGATGCAAACATTAATCGCAATATCAAAGTCGTACACCCTGAAAACACAACACTTATTCCGGAAGAAGTGCTCTTGCAAATTGAAGTAGAGAAATATACCGAAAAACAGCTACGTTTGCCCATTCAGGTGATTAATAAACCTGCTGATATAAACATAAAACTTTTTCCTTCGGAACTGACGCTAACCTGCCTTGTGGGCCTAAGCGAATTCGACAATATTTCAGCTGCCAATTTCCGCGCAGTTATTGATTACCAAGCCATAAGTGATAACGAAAGCAGGTTACCCGTTAAAATCAGTAATAAACCGTCCTTTGTCCAAATCAGCAGGTTCGCCCCCGAATCGGTTGAATACCTTATTGAAACCTATTAA
- a CDS encoding DUF4249 domain-containing protein, translating into MKTAQLLKALIIIIFVIIALASCEDVVDVNLNDEDIDLISVEAYINTNIENNVYVKLERTLPVNQTAQNPAISNAQVMLTDDAATPNTITLEEQGSTGVYLLPEDVAYPGVPGRTYTLTVTTSDGTVITAQEYLQQVENLDTVKVNLSDRGNFEYLGVYINSQETPGLGHYYKWDIYINGNLLYSGEDLAFASDELVDGNYIYDMLIMLDWEDEEEDKILHTGDTVVVHQLSISEEAYKFYWGMSDQAWAGGPFSVPPANIPGNLNSSDGKRVLGLFSARDISVGNPVIIDESNYTPVISSVPKN; encoded by the coding sequence ATGAAAACAGCACAACTATTAAAAGCACTTATCATCATCATTTTCGTGATTATAGCCTTAGCTTCCTGCGAAGATGTGGTTGATGTGAACTTAAACGATGAAGATATCGACCTGATTTCGGTTGAAGCTTATATAAATACCAACATTGAAAACAATGTTTACGTAAAACTTGAGCGTACCCTGCCTGTTAACCAAACCGCACAAAACCCGGCTATTAGCAATGCCCAGGTAATGCTTACCGATGATGCAGCTACTCCAAATACTATTACCCTGGAAGAACAGGGCTCAACAGGGGTATATTTACTTCCCGAAGATGTAGCCTATCCGGGTGTTCCGGGACGAACCTACACCCTGACTGTTACAACAAGCGATGGAACAGTAATTACCGCACAGGAATATTTGCAGCAAGTAGAAAACCTGGATACCGTAAAAGTAAATTTAAGCGACAGGGGAAATTTCGAGTACCTCGGAGTTTACATTAACTCGCAGGAAACGCCGGGGCTGGGACACTATTACAAATGGGACATTTACATTAACGGCAATTTATTATACAGTGGCGAAGACCTGGCCTTTGCCAGCGATGAATTGGTGGATGGAAATTACATTTACGATATGCTGATTATGCTTGACTGGGAAGACGAAGAAGAAGATAAAATACTTCACACCGGCGATACGGTGGTGGTACACCAGTTATCGATATCAGAAGAAGCTTACAAGTTTTATTGGGGAATGAGCGACCAGGCATGGGCCGGAGGTCCCTTTAGTGTTCCGCCTGCAAATATACCGGGCAACCTTAACTCAAGCGATGGTAAACGGGTTTTGGGTCTGTTCTCTGCTCGCGATATTTCGGTTGGCAACCCGGTAATTATCGACGAATCAAATTACACTCCGGTTATTTCCAGTGTTCCAAAAAACTAA
- a CDS encoding TonB-dependent receptor produces the protein MMKTNMLLLLLFLGVAVQAQHITLSGYLKDASNGEALIGATVYVEELKQGTASNPYGFYSLTIPAGRTYTLQVSFIGYETIKQRISATESQNVSLSLSEETALMEEVIVRGEAANANVERIEMGMEKLPVKTIQKLPAFMGEVDIIRTIQLLPGIQSGGEASSGLYVRGGGPDENLMILDEAPVYNASHLMGFFSVFNSNAIKDIQVYKSGIPAEYGGKASSVIDIRQKDGNSKQFGFDGGIGNLSSRLTLEGPIIKDKWSFLLAGRRTYYDVLGKAVGLDALVDNTIYFYDLNGKSNLVINNNNRIFLSGYMGQDVFEMGESMYMQWGNATATARWNHIFGDKLFMNISAIFSNYDYNLGVPGDNADNFDWSSRIKDYNGKADFTWFPNPQNTVKFGVNAIKHQFRPGKIATNGDQSMFSNMELAHYNAIESAVYLSNEQKISERFSVQYGLRLSHFQQVGKGEVNIYQNPDKPDKDEIIETISYGSMDKIGDAFIHLEPRLSMKYTLDRNSSVKGSYNRMVQNLHLISNTQSPTPLDIWLPSSTYIKPLKVDQVSLGYFRNFKQNTWETSLEVYYKDMQNVLDYIEGAELFLNDAIETELLHGTGESKGLEMLVKKSKGKLTGWLGYTWSETTREIEGINNGNPYPSSYDRTHDISLVSSYQLNDRWNFAANFVYATGNPTSYPVAKYNIQGNQVYEYSARNSNRIPDYNRLDLSFTYDFKKNVNRRFKQSINVSVYNVYGRRNAYSITPEANEDNPNQTEFVRLSIIGAPIPSITYNVKF, from the coding sequence ATGATGAAAACAAACATGTTACTCCTGCTCCTTTTTTTGGGAGTTGCAGTACAAGCACAACACATTACCTTAAGTGGTTACCTAAAAGATGCCTCGAACGGAGAGGCTTTGATTGGCGCAACGGTTTATGTTGAAGAACTTAAACAGGGCACCGCCTCTAATCCCTACGGATTTTACTCGCTCACTATTCCGGCCGGCAGAACCTACACCCTGCAGGTTTCTTTTATTGGTTACGAAACCATTAAACAAAGAATTAGCGCTACTGAAAGCCAAAATGTTTCGCTTTCGTTAAGCGAAGAAACTGCCTTAATGGAAGAAGTTATTGTACGTGGCGAAGCAGCCAATGCCAATGTTGAACGTATTGAAATGGGTATGGAAAAGCTACCGGTAAAAACCATTCAAAAGCTTCCGGCTTTTATGGGCGAGGTAGATATTATTCGTACCATTCAACTACTACCCGGAATTCAGAGTGGCGGCGAAGCCAGTTCAGGGTTGTATGTGCGTGGCGGGGGCCCCGACGAAAACCTGATGATACTCGATGAAGCACCTGTTTACAATGCTTCCCACCTCATGGGTTTCTTTTCAGTTTTTAACTCCAATGCTATAAAAGATATTCAGGTGTACAAAAGCGGTATTCCTGCCGAATATGGCGGAAAGGCCTCTTCTGTTATCGATATCAGGCAAAAAGACGGCAACTCCAAACAATTCGGTTTTGACGGAGGTATTGGAAACCTATCAAGCCGATTAACACTTGAAGGGCCTATTATTAAAGACAAGTGGAGCTTTTTATTGGCCGGCCGGCGCACCTATTACGATGTACTGGGCAAAGCTGTAGGATTAGATGCCCTGGTTGACAACACCATTTATTTTTATGATTTAAATGGCAAATCGAACCTCGTGATTAATAACAACAACCGCATTTTCCTGTCGGGGTACATGGGCCAGGATGTTTTTGAGATGGGCGAATCAATGTACATGCAGTGGGGAAATGCTACGGCAACCGCACGCTGGAACCACATCTTCGGCGATAAACTGTTTATGAATATTTCGGCTATTTTTTCAAATTACGACTACAACCTGGGGGTTCCGGGCGATAATGCAGACAATTTTGATTGGTCGTCGCGGATAAAAGATTACAACGGTAAGGCGGACTTCACCTGGTTCCCGAACCCACAGAACACCGTGAAGTTTGGTGTCAACGCCATTAAACACCAGTTTCGTCCCGGAAAAATTGCCACCAACGGTGATCAATCCATGTTTTCGAATATGGAGTTGGCGCACTACAATGCCATTGAGAGTGCCGTTTACCTGTCGAACGAACAAAAAATATCTGAACGGTTTTCGGTGCAGTATGGCCTGCGTTTAAGTCATTTCCAGCAGGTTGGAAAAGGTGAAGTAAATATTTACCAAAACCCTGACAAACCAGATAAAGATGAAATTATTGAAACTATCAGCTATGGCAGTATGGATAAAATTGGCGATGCCTTTATACATCTCGAACCGCGTTTAAGCATGAAATACACCCTCGACCGGAACAGTTCGGTAAAAGGATCGTACAACCGCATGGTGCAAAACCTGCACCTCATTTCCAACACACAATCACCCACTCCGCTTGACATCTGGCTACCATCAAGCACCTACATCAAGCCGCTTAAGGTAGACCAGGTATCTCTTGGTTATTTCAGAAACTTTAAGCAAAACACCTGGGAAACATCGCTTGAGGTGTACTACAAAGACATGCAAAATGTATTGGATTACATTGAAGGCGCCGAGCTTTTCCTGAATGATGCTATTGAAACCGAGCTGCTGCACGGAACGGGCGAATCGAAAGGGTTGGAAATGCTGGTAAAAAAGTCGAAAGGAAAACTTACGGGCTGGCTGGGTTACACCTGGTCGGAAACAACCCGCGAGATTGAGGGGATAAACAATGGCAATCCTTATCCATCGTCGTACGACCGCACACATGATATCTCCCTTGTATCGAGCTACCAGTTAAACGACCGTTGGAACTTTGCAGCCAATTTTGTTTACGCCACCGGGAATCCTACCTCATACCCCGTAGCAAAATACAATATTCAGGGTAACCAGGTATACGAATATTCGGCCCGCAACAGTAACCGCATTCCCGATTACAACCGCCTCGACTTATCATTTACCTACGATTTTAAAAAGAATGTAAATCGCCGCTTTAAGCAATCAATAAACGTATCGGTGTACAATGTTTATGGCCGCCGAAATGCCTATTCGATAACTCCTGAGGCCAACGAAGACAATCCCAACCAAACGGAATTTGTTCGCTTGTCGATAATCGGAGCTCCTATCCCATCCATCACTTACAACGTTAAATTTTAA
- a CDS encoding T9SS type A sorting domain-containing protein yields MKKGLLFVLFVLAFIGVYAAPNLKTTALEQSTPPVAKNDTFIHIAKNRLTLTGNVLLNDYDPNGDRIQIYFAESPKEAYLQMDDDGNFSLELPKLYSGKIQFEYYIKEVTEAEYIALAHVYIEIIENSDLDEVEDKVDLDNDNDGLPDSAEGFHLDSDNDGIPNHFDIDSDNDGITDNIEWQDEHNYIPPSGIDANNNGWDDAYDPEMGGIYYRPVDTDENGVPDMLDRDSDADGRSDLTEAFDFNEDGRPDIQLLFSDADNDGLDDAFDCVFKGNDLTNPIASSCILGDLNQNGIRDWRDFTSHFTAQEGYAYPNPVLHSFQLYHPKLTYKQQINIQIFNMKGQLQMVDQTSHGNDLVPTSKLQNGTYILKATSDVFSHTQKLVIQH; encoded by the coding sequence TTGAAGAAGGGCTTACTTTTTGTTCTGTTTGTTTTAGCTTTTATTGGGGTATACGCAGCTCCAAATTTAAAAACTACAGCCTTAGAACAAAGTACTCCTCCGGTGGCAAAAAACGACACTTTTATTCACATTGCCAAAAACAGGCTCACCTTAACGGGCAATGTTTTACTCAACGATTACGATCCTAACGGCGACAGAATTCAGATATACTTTGCCGAATCACCAAAAGAGGCCTACCTGCAAATGGATGACGATGGTAATTTCAGCCTCGAATTACCTAAACTTTACAGTGGTAAAATTCAATTTGAATATTACATTAAAGAAGTTACCGAGGCTGAATACATTGCACTGGCCCATGTTTATATCGAAATTATTGAAAACAGCGATTTAGACGAGGTTGAAGACAAAGTTGATTTGGATAATGATAACGATGGATTGCCTGACAGTGCCGAAGGTTTTCACCTGGATTCTGATAATGATGGCATTCCCAACCATTTCGATATTGACAGCGACAACGACGGGATTACCGACAACATAGAATGGCAGGACGAACACAATTATATTCCGCCATCGGGAATTGATGCCAACAATAACGGTTGGGATGATGCTTACGACCCTGAAATGGGAGGCATTTATTACCGACCGGTTGACACCGATGAAAACGGAGTGCCCGACATGCTTGACCGTGATTCGGATGCCGACGGCCGCAGCGACCTTACTGAAGCTTTTGACTTTAACGAAGACGGCCGGCCGGATATTCAACTCCTTTTCTCGGACGCCGACAACGATGGGCTGGATGATGCTTTTGATTGCGTTTTTAAAGGCAACGACCTCACTAATCCGATTGCAAGCAGTTGTATTCTTGGCGACTTAAATCAAAATGGTATTCGCGACTGGCGCGATTTCACCAGCCATTTTACCGCTCAGGAAGGCTACGCTTACCCAAATCCTGTCCTTCATTCTTTCCAACTTTACCATCCAAAACTAACATACAAGCAACAAATCAACATTCAGATTTTCAACATGAAAGGACAATTGCAGATGGTAGATCAAACCAGCCATGGAAATGATTTGGTTCCAACATCCAAGCTGCAAAATGGAACTTATATTTTAAAAGCCACCTCCGATGTCTTTTCACACACCCAAAAGCTGGTCATTCAGCATTAA
- a CDS encoding LacI family DNA-binding transcriptional regulator, whose amino-acid sequence MVQKPETTIHDIAKKLKISASTVSRALKDNPLISEATRAKIKKTAAEMGYRPNVMAANLRTKRTNTIGVIVPLINRHFFSSVISGIEDIAYKQGFAVTISQSNDNFEKESTIAHTLFANRVDGLILSIGMQTKTFDHLKPFAERHTPIVFFDRIVEEIPAHKIVVDDFGGAYRATQHLIEQGRTRIAHITGPLTLQIYSKREDGYRQALADAGLEINNDYVLHNSLTREDGLRAIKKMLVQKIRPDAIFCANDTTALSSIIYLKEKGIRVPEDIAIVGFSNEPYSELVTPAITTVKQPGFEMGQKAAELIINQINNKKQAETYQTITMDTELIIRSSSATKQ is encoded by the coding sequence ATGGTGCAAAAACCTGAAACTACAATACACGATATTGCCAAAAAGCTGAAAATTTCAGCCTCTACCGTATCGCGGGCTTTAAAAGATAACCCTTTAATTAGTGAAGCAACACGGGCAAAAATTAAAAAAACGGCAGCCGAGATGGGATATCGCCCCAACGTAATGGCAGCCAACCTGCGCACAAAGCGAACCAACACCATCGGCGTAATTGTTCCACTAATCAACCGGCACTTTTTCTCATCGGTTATTTCAGGTATTGAGGATATTGCCTATAAACAAGGTTTTGCTGTTACCATTTCGCAGTCAAACGACAATTTTGAAAAAGAAAGTACCATTGCCCACACCTTGTTTGCCAATCGGGTTGACGGGCTCATCCTGTCTATCGGGATGCAAACAAAAACCTTTGATCATTTAAAACCTTTTGCCGAACGACACACGCCAATTGTATTTTTCGACCGTATTGTTGAGGAAATACCAGCACACAAGATAGTTGTTGACGATTTTGGAGGTGCCTACCGGGCCACACAACATCTGATTGAGCAAGGAAGAACCCGCATTGCACACATAACCGGCCCCCTAACCCTTCAGATTTATTCGAAACGCGAAGACGGGTATCGCCAGGCTTTAGCCGACGCCGGGCTGGAAATTAATAACGATTATGTGCTTCATAACAGCCTTACGCGCGAAGACGGATTAAGGGCCATAAAAAAGATGTTGGTGCAGAAAATAAGACCCGATGCTATTTTTTGTGCCAACGACACAACCGCTTTAAGTTCGATCATTTATTTAAAAGAAAAAGGCATACGCGTACCTGAAGATATTGCGATTGTTGGGTTTAGTAATGAACCCTACTCAGAGCTGGTTACACCCGCAATTACCACCGTAAAACAACCGGGTTTTGAGATGGGACAAAAAGCAGCAGAATTGATTATCAACCAGATTAACAATAAAAAACAAGCTGAAACCTACCAAACCATAACGATGGATACGGAATTAATTATTAGAAGCTCCTCTGCCACAAAACAATAG
- the kduI gene encoding 5-dehydro-4-deoxy-D-glucuronate isomerase — protein sequence MATIYESRYAYHPEDFKTYDTEKIRKEFLVENLMEEGNVRLVYSSIERYIVGGAVPTTEGLPLETIDPLKAAYFCERREVGIINVGGTGSIVVDGTEYKMNYKDALYIGKGSKDVVFKSNDATKPARFYFNSAPAHKEYPTKQVTMDDANVLHLGSLETSNERNINQLLINGVVETCQLQMGMTELKTGSVWNTMPPHQHDRRNEVYFYFEVPENQAICHFMGQPQETRHLWMKNEQAVISPEWSIHSAAGTSNYIFIWGMAGENLDYTDMDVIQPQELR from the coding sequence ATGGCAACAATTTATGAAAGTAGGTACGCTTATCATCCTGAGGATTTTAAAACGTACGACACCGAAAAAATAAGAAAAGAATTTTTAGTTGAAAACCTAATGGAAGAAGGCAATGTGCGCCTTGTTTATTCTTCTATTGAACGTTACATCGTTGGCGGAGCAGTTCCAACAACCGAAGGCCTTCCGCTGGAAACCATTGATCCGTTGAAAGCAGCGTATTTCTGCGAGCGCCGCGAAGTGGGTATCATTAACGTGGGGGGCACCGGAAGTATTGTTGTTGACGGAACTGAGTATAAAATGAATTACAAAGACGCTCTGTACATTGGTAAAGGAAGTAAGGATGTTGTGTTTAAATCAAATGACGCAACAAAACCGGCGCGTTTTTATTTCAACTCGGCACCGGCACACAAAGAATATCCAACCAAGCAGGTAACCATGGATGATGCCAACGTGCTTCACCTCGGAAGCCTTGAAACATCAAACGAAAGAAACATCAACCAGTTACTGATAAACGGAGTGGTAGAAACATGTCAGTTGCAAATGGGAATGACTGAATTAAAAACAGGTAGCGTTTGGAACACCATGCCTCCGCATCAGCACGATCGCCGGAATGAAGTTTATTTTTATTTTGAAGTACCCGAAAATCAGGCAATTTGTCACTTTATGGGGCAACCACAGGAAACCCGTCATTTGTGGATGAAAAACGAACAGGCAGTAATTTCTCCTGAATGGTCGATCCACTCGGCAGCAGGTACTTCAAACTATATATTTATTTGGGGTATGGCCGGTGAAAACCTCGACTACACCGATATGGATGTAATTCAGCCACAAGAGTTAAGATAA
- a CDS encoding gluconate 5-dehydrogenase, translated as MIQELFSLNGKVALITGGTHGIGMAIGKTLGQAGAKICINDISDEKLEESKAEYAKAGIDVFTLNFDVTNEDAVDKGISQIEKEVGDIDILVNNAGIIKRIPILEMPVADYKQVIDIDLVAPLIVAKRVAPKMIEKRSGKIINMCSMMSVYGRNSVSAYASAKGGLKLLTANMCCEWAKYNVQINGIGPGYIATAQTAPIREGGHPFNDLVMTRTPANRWGEPEDIGNAALFLASNAANFVNGQVLYVDGGILANFGYVKGENDI; from the coding sequence ATGATACAAGAACTATTTAGTTTAAACGGAAAAGTAGCCCTTATTACCGGTGGAACACATGGTATTGGAATGGCCATTGGAAAAACCCTGGGACAGGCAGGTGCTAAAATTTGCATCAACGATATTTCAGACGAAAAACTGGAAGAAAGTAAGGCCGAATATGCCAAAGCCGGCATTGATGTATTTACACTAAACTTTGATGTAACCAATGAAGATGCTGTAGATAAAGGTATCTCTCAAATTGAAAAAGAAGTGGGCGATATAGATATTCTGGTAAACAATGCCGGAATCATCAAACGTATTCCGATTTTGGAAATGCCGGTAGCCGATTACAAACAGGTAATCGATATCGACCTGGTGGCACCACTGATTGTTGCCAAACGTGTAGCTCCAAAAATGATTGAAAAACGTTCAGGAAAAATCATCAACATGTGTTCGATGATGAGCGTATACGGACGTAACTCGGTATCGGCCTATGCTTCGGCAAAAGGTGGATTGAAACTGTTAACGGCCAACATGTGTTGCGAATGGGCTAAATACAATGTTCAGATTAACGGAATTGGCCCGGGGTACATTGCTACAGCGCAAACTGCTCCGATTCGCGAAGGCGGCCATCCGTTTAACGATTTGGTAATGACCCGTACACCGGCAAACCGCTGGGGAGAGCCTGAAGATATTGGTAACGCTGCATTGTTCCTGGCATCAAACGCTGCCAATTTTGTTAACGGACAGGTGTTGTACGTTGATGGTGGTATTTTAGCCAACTTTGGTTACGTAAAAGGCGAAAACGATATTTAA
- a CDS encoding DUF4861 domain-containing protein gives MKQLFFFVLLATALIACKQEPVLVLNNNLDVERQDEIVVLSRSEVDAKIKLEANELPVFHKNGEAVPAQTDDLDGDGLWDEVVLLINFQPAETVELQIGAVSKENYPLSEKRTNLRLGIEQDDGSFKEVDNYKAIPHTEPFKVIAQGEGVTWENEKIAFRVYFDCRNVKDLFGKRKPVMVADDVHTPGFGNYHELADWGMDVLHCGSSLGSGGIAILKNDSLIRLGSTAEFEYQKIVEGPLRSIFELRYSGWDVDGEDMQATERITIYPGKYWFESDVTINGCSEDNQVVTGIVTSQLTNEPFQFEAADFTCIGTHDVQSLNNDELGMAVLVPGKETGKIGRTTDINFFKKGFVTVQEKGFSNIISETYFIGQHCQDAVPAKHYFFSVWGLDKEQWKTEEGFRKYISEEAVKLSTPIEIL, from the coding sequence ATGAAACAACTCTTCTTTTTTGTGTTGCTTGCAACAGCTTTAATTGCTTGTAAACAAGAACCTGTATTGGTGCTGAACAATAATCTTGATGTGGAACGACAAGATGAAATTGTTGTACTATCGCGGTCGGAGGTAGACGCAAAAATAAAATTGGAAGCTAATGAATTACCTGTTTTTCATAAAAACGGAGAAGCAGTGCCTGCCCAAACCGATGACCTGGATGGCGATGGTTTGTGGGACGAAGTAGTATTGCTCATTAATTTTCAGCCGGCAGAAACTGTAGAATTACAAATTGGCGCCGTTAGCAAAGAAAATTATCCGCTAAGCGAGAAAAGAACCAATTTGCGTTTGGGAATTGAACAAGACGACGGATCGTTTAAAGAAGTGGATAACTACAAAGCTATTCCGCATACCGAGCCGTTTAAAGTAATTGCACAGGGAGAAGGGGTTACCTGGGAAAATGAGAAAATTGCTTTTCGTGTATATTTCGATTGCCGTAATGTAAAAGACCTTTTCGGGAAACGTAAGCCGGTTATGGTAGCCGACGATGTGCACACGCCCGGTTTTGGCAACTACCACGAACTGGCCGACTGGGGCATGGATGTGCTGCATTGTGGAAGCTCGCTGGGCTCGGGTGGCATTGCCATCCTGAAAAATGATTCGTTGATACGCCTGGGGTCAACCGCCGAATTTGAATACCAGAAAATTGTAGAAGGGCCGCTTCGTTCGATATTCGAATTGCGCTACTCGGGCTGGGATGTTGATGGGGAAGATATGCAAGCCACCGAGCGCATTACCATATATCCCGGGAAATACTGGTTTGAATCGGATGTTACCATTAACGGTTGCTCGGAAGACAACCAGGTGGTTACCGGTATTGTTACCTCGCAGCTAACAAACGAACCTTTTCAGTTTGAAGCAGCCGATTTTACCTGCATCGGTACGCATGATGTACAGTCGTTAAACAACGATGAATTGGGAATGGCCGTTCTTGTTCCGGGCAAGGAAACCGGAAAAATTGGCCGTACTACCGATATTAATTTCTTTAAAAAAGGTTTTGTAACTGTTCAGGAAAAAGGCTTTAGCAACATCATTTCCGAAACCTATTTTATTGGTCAGCACTGCCAGGATGCTGTGCCGGCAAAACATTATTTCTTCTCGGTTTGGGGCCTCGATAAAGAGCAGTGGAAAACTGAAGAGGGATTCAGGAAATACATTTCAGAAGAAGCAGTGAAGCTTTCAACTCCGATTGAGATATTGTAA
- a CDS encoding nucleoside recognition domain-containing protein: MALNYIFIFFFVAAFVIALARLVFLGDTQVFSEMVQATFDMAKTGFEISLGLTGVLTLWMGIMKIGEKGGIVHVFSKLIGPFFNKLFPELGKEHPAHGSILMNIAANMLNLDNAATPMGLQAMKEMQATNPNKNTASNAQIMFLVLNTSGLTLLPISIMVYRAQLGAVNPSDIFIPILLATYFSTIAGLIAVAFYQKINLLDKTILAYLGGLTAIITGVIWYFSTLEKDQITEVSGIVSNFILFTVIVAFILMAVWRKVNVYEAFIEGAKDGFKTAVKIIPYLVAILVAIGVFRASGAMDWVVAGVTWGFNQMGINADFTPALPTALMKPLSGSGARGMMVDAMTTYGADSFVGRVASTVQGATDTTFYILAVYFGAVGIKNTRYAVVCGLIADFVGIIASILLAYLFFY, translated from the coding sequence ATGGCACTTAACTATATTTTCATATTTTTCTTTGTAGCAGCATTTGTAATTGCCCTGGCACGCCTCGTATTTTTAGGCGATACCCAGGTTTTTTCTGAAATGGTGCAGGCCACTTTTGATATGGCTAAAACCGGATTTGAAATATCGCTTGGTTTAACCGGGGTGCTAACCCTGTGGATGGGAATTATGAAAATAGGGGAGAAAGGCGGCATTGTCCATGTGTTTTCAAAGCTGATTGGTCCGTTTTTTAATAAACTTTTTCCGGAACTGGGGAAAGAGCATCCGGCCCATGGCTCTATTCTGATGAATATTGCAGCGAATATGCTTAACCTTGATAATGCCGCCACGCCAATGGGACTGCAGGCCATGAAAGAAATGCAGGCTACCAATCCCAATAAAAATACTGCATCGAATGCACAAATTATGTTCCTGGTATTAAATACCTCGGGACTTACGCTTTTACCCATTAGTATAATGGTTTACCGGGCTCAGTTGGGTGCGGTTAACCCTTCTGATATTTTTATCCCAATTTTGCTGGCTACTTATTTCTCAACCATTGCCGGCTTAATTGCCGTTGCTTTTTACCAAAAAATTAATTTGCTGGATAAAACTATTCTGGCCTATCTGGGCGGTTTAACCGCAATTATTACCGGAGTAATCTGGTATTTCTCTACACTGGAAAAAGACCAGATTACCGAGGTGTCGGGTATTGTAAGCAATTTTATTCTGTTTACCGTAATTGTGGCCTTTATACTGATGGCCGTTTGGCGCAAGGTAAACGTGTACGAAGCGTTTATTGAGGGCGCGAAGGATGGTTTTAAAACGGCTGTGAAAATTATTCCGTACCTGGTGGCTATTTTGGTGGCCATCGGCGTTTTTCGTGCTTCAGGTGCTATGGATTGGGTGGTTGCCGGGGTAACCTGGGGCTTTAATCAAATGGGAATAAATGCCGATTTTACTCCGGCATTGCCCACCGCTTTAATGAAACCCTTAAGTGGTAGTGGGGCACGCGGCATGATGGTTGATGCAATGACCACCTATGGTGCCGACTCGTTTGTGGGGCGCGTGGCCAGTACCGTTCAGGGAGCTACCGATACAACATTTTATATCCTCGCTGTTTATTTCGGAGCAGTGGGAATAAAAAATACCCGCTATGCTGTTGTGTGCGGCCTGATTGCTGATTTTGTTGGAATTATTGCTTCTATTTTGCTGGCCTACCTGTTTTTTTATTAA